From Nymphalis io chromosome 29, ilAglIoxx1.1, whole genome shotgun sequence:
CGGAGGACTGTTCGCGGCGCTCCCTCAGCATGACCGCTATGCGTTTACACCTCGCGACGTTTACAAGTGGATTCAGCTTGTAGAATATTGCCCTTTTATGATTATCGTCTGTGTCGAACTTCTCCAAGTCCACGTCGAATATATTATCCTTGTCCTTTTCTATGAAGGTACGAAGAAGCTGGACGTCCTCCTCCCCGATCACCAATTCCTTGCACAAGTGATCACCGTTACCCATTTCCTGCGTGCGTTTGCTTACCAATTCTTGATTTCTTCCAACAATTCGCTTAGAAGTCCTGACTTCTTGGTAACTCTCATCATCGCTGGATAGCTTGCGCTTTGGTCTTCTGGTAGGTTTAGTATTAAACATTTCTTCCAAAATTTCTTCTATAGTCTGTGATGACTTGCCGGCAGGTTTTGGTTGTATTCCATTGCTACCATCACTTGAGGAATGTGGTGATTGAATATTATTTGGCTTATTTATctcttgtttgttatttatcgtATGTGGTCGTAATAACACTCTTGGGCTCTTTAGTGCTTTTAAAACATTCCCCGATTTCACAGGACTTTGTTTTCCACTCCGTACTGGAGTTTCCTTTCCTTTTACTGCTTCAGCCTGGTCGTCTTCACTTAAAACGATTCGTGGTCTAGttttagatttgtttttatcataattgTCATATATCTGTCTCCTTTCCACCAATGGTGTCCCTATTTCCTCGTCACTTTCATTTGTATGTTctgttaatttaacatttttatttctaacgTCTTGCTCATCTTCGCTTGAAGATATTTttcgtatgtttttataaatgtttttcgatttatttttattgtttttgtcttTATCTACGTGATATATCCGTCGCCTTTCGTTCGTGTTTCTACATTTGTTTGATTGAACATGTTTTTTCCTTGGTTTTTCTTGCTCATCTTCGCTTGAAgagattttttgtatgtttttatcaTTGTTTTTGTCTTTATCTACGTGATATATCCGTCTCCTTTCCACCAATGACGATTCAATTTCCTCATCACTGGTGTTTCTACCTTTGTTTGATTGAACGTGTTTTTTCCTTGGTTGTTCATCTTTGCTTGAAGATCTTTTACGCTTggctaataataatttcactcCACTTTTGGTTCTTGCTGAAGTTTGACTTGGTCCATCGATTggtttatttgaatttgaagcACCCATACTTACTTCACCACTGCACTGCACCGCCGTTGTGCATGTTGATGCAGCTTTGAATATATTGTTGAAGATGACATCAGAGTTGTACctgaaagatattaaaattaaaaattaacatcacCTACATAAGCTCCAAATTGaagccataaaataaatattatccgaccaaaataataataagatgatCTCGAATTGACAACTAAACTTTGTAATAGTACATTTAGCAAGTAAAATTTTTTCGATATGTGCTTATCTGAAGTATCAAAAAGCTTTTGTTTTTGGGACAGGTGAAAACGGAAGATGACgtttattatagaaaatgatACTGTTCGTAATAAATACAAGTtgttacattgtcaatgcactgccgtgaattataatcacaaaataaaattagatacaaTAATCATTAGTTAAAAATCCGAATATTTTCAATCGGTCTGTGCTGTTTCCGATAGCACaggctaataaaattattatatcaacgTACCGAAGGTCATTTGGCTTACAGCAACAGTGGTGATGCTGATACTGCAAGCAGTCGTGTTCCTTCTTCCCTTCTACAACTTTGTTATATCTGTAAgtacaaaattatactttatcattcgttgaacatattttatttctccGTACATCATGTCAACTTTAATACTCTTTTCTGATCGCACATAGATTTGTGTGAGTTatctttttaacttttaataagaaaactttAAAGCTTGTTTCGGTAAATATTCATCTTATTATATGTGGTTTATATCATAATCATTGTTGaagagttataaaaaaattgcacttGTGTCAAGTGGGGACATAGTACCTACAAGTGTAATGTGTTAGATGTCAGGACGTAGACACTTTTATcacctttttattattatgttttctaGGTAGAGAATAGTTTAAGATAGACCAAAGGCACTTCATAACACACCTGCACTGATCctcatttattttagaaaataaagtgtacaagaacaaacttgaaagttattttaaaattaagtacaattttttactatttcgaccattttataatattaatgattatacaAGCATGATCTTTAAAAACCAGAGTATTTCATTGGTAGCTACAGGAAAACTAAGTAAAAATGGGTTGGAAGGGCAGTAAATATtccaataatattatagtaaaacaatattatggGTCAAAAAACGAAATCTGAATTTGCTTTTAGATATCCTTGAAACTTGCTTGGGTTTCTTTTCATGTTAAGTTCGTCATAGATAAGCAGATACGAATGGTTTAGTCGTATTCGTATTGATataggattttttaaatattaaaatgtacctAATTTGTGAAAGCGGTGGTCCATCATGCACAGTAGTCGGCTTACAGGCTGCCAGGGATCTCAAGCCACGCAACACGGTGTCTTTTCGCGCCAATTGGAGACGCCCGCTTCGAACAGTCAAGAACTGCACATTCCCCCAACCGTCCACACACCCTGACGTCGTACACACTTCACGCCACCGGCTTCCACCATAAATAAAGAACTTTGGCCCAGCCATAACTCAATCAACCATTATTTACAACATCAACGCCGGAACATATCCCGCCAATTTTGTCACATTGACACATTCAAGTCAGAAGTCATAACAGAAAATTAAATACTAGTTGACACatgacatttaaagtttataatctATGGTTTTATGACATTAGTGTCATTAGACTGCCAGTTTCTGCATATGGATTTtgaattaaactatatttacctatattaatattataagtgtgaaAGTAATTATGTATGTGCCTGTCACACTTTCACGGTTAATCTACTAAGCCGAATTCGATATGGTATGTAACAAACTTGAAGCACAAAAAAggatataggttttttttttatatttataagcaccTGCCACCTACCTTATACACACGTGAAGCCGTTAACGTACGttacattcttaaataaaattgatcctatgattttttttcagcgcaataataaaataatataatattaataattatatagtagtATTAGTATTGTTTCTTATTTCAGCTGTACGAGAAATATAccattatttttacatacagtCAACTATGAGATAAGACTTAagcaaaatgtaatcagattaatgattacGATTACAGATTAACTTTAATTGTTTCTGAGATCTTTACTCACTTGCTTGacttacattacttttttatttactctcGAATCTCGTTATATTGTAATCGTGATTGatgattaaacatttttaacgtAATTGTTAATCATTAATGAGCTTGATGTGGTATCCTATAATTGAAGgagtatacatatttaaaaaaaaatctacgatgtaatgtactcgtaaatGTGTGtaaaatcctaaataaataaattaatctgatTAAATTTTGCTAGTCTGTATGAGATGTATGACTCACTcacttctaattttatttttttataaaatatgtaggctAACGTGCATATGTTCCTCTTCatagtggccaccaacgcccatagatattggcgctgtaaggaGTATTAACTATTcactacatcgccaatgcgctgtgaatcttgggaactaagatgctatgtcccttgtgcacgTAGTTTTGCTAAGTGGATGACACTTCAAACcataacgtaaaatattttaattattattggtgcttggcggtagaatgtatGATCACTGAATGGTACATCctacgagctttcacaaagctctaACACTAAGTGATATAcgttcagtacagtacagtaacagcctagtaatgtcacactgctgggctaaggcctcctctcccttttgcggagaaggtttagagcttattccaccacgctgctccaacgcgggttggtagaatacacaagtgacataatttcaatgaaattagacacatgcaggtttcctcacgatgtttttcttatccgtcaagcacaagatgaattatagacacaaattaaacacatgaaaattcagtggtgcttgcccgggcttgaacccacgatcatcggttaagattcacgcgttctaaccactaggccatctcggctcgtcgtaaatacgtgtaatgacgtaggtacgtcatgaggtgaattcgactttgaccaacTCATGAAGTACGTTCGTAAAAAAGGTATTCCTAGAGATTGTGACGTTCATACTCGTAATACCAAGGTGCATTTATAAACTTGCCGCTATTGCCTCTATTAGACGGCTAATAACGATTAAAAAGTTCGAATGTCAAACATTATAGTTCAGGTTACgagaaatagtttaaaaattacattagtttataaaaaaaataacttaggaAAATTTTAAACGCCAACgccaatgtatatattaaaacgccaatgtatatataatgcaaCTTGGGAATAAAATGGTCGTTTccaaaaagtttaatatatatgcgaaataatatatgaaaacacGCTGAATTTCCATcgccaattttttttaagccgTGACAGCTTAGTAATTAGAATATGTGACTCTCAACCCAaaacgggttcaaacccaggtaagGCAATCAGACGTAACTGAactttgtgttttattattgtgaaaTCTGCAATAATAAAACGTCAGTTGACA
This genomic window contains:
- the LOC126779454 gene encoding uncharacterized protein DDB_G0284459-like isoform X1 codes for the protein MAGPKFFIYGGSRWREVCTTSGCVDGWGNVQFLTVRSGRLQLARKDTVLRGLRSLAACKPTTVHDGPPLSQIRYNKVVEGKKEHDCLQYQHHHCCCKPNDLRYNSDVIFNNIFKAASTCTTAVQCSGEVSMGASNSNKPIDGPSQTSARTKSGVKLLLAKRKRSSSKDEQPRKKHVQSNKGRNTSDEEIESSLVERRRIYHVDKDKNNDKNIQKISSSEDEQEKPRKKHVQSNKCRNTNERRRIYHVDKDKNNKNKSKNIYKNIRKISSSEDEQDVRNKNVKLTEHTNESDEEIGTPLVERRQIYDNYDKNKSKTRPRIVLSEDDQAEAVKGKETPVRSGKQSPVKSGNVLKALKSPRVLLRPHTINNKQEINKPNNIQSPHSSSDGSNGIQPKPAGKSSQTIEEILEEMFNTKPTRRPKRKLSSDDESYQEVRTSKRIVGRNQELVSKRTQEMGNGDHLCKELVIGEEDVQLLRTFIEKDKDNIFDVDLEKFDTDDNHKRAIFYKLNPLVNVARCKRIAVMLRERREQSSAVSLEDFISTLGLCSVLDTSSQASSKYKMRARRKPDSGPDKENHRSSLRKPNASSSSSMSKVLVEKLRDSGNKKKIISTKRRKAVGLIGKMSSRPLRSRKEVEVVSLSSDSDSVFEKSKRDSALETRKRGTSEVRRPDTGAALKRDGEKVEAKTSGTASRKANGPASGRANGRLSGKAGGREYTRSEDEAVVAWVRGAERARRVNGNQLWRELQPLHQQKTGHFRSWHSLRNRYLRYLLPSLGALALPPPEAVRLRAAAAAGELKSRKKPQRRNSLLSEPRVRSAWSRRPRPPARESPSPSRPVSPVRSPTPAPSSSLSPPVQVDSSHYSSRNISRSSSSSASLGDNTPTDRRRSLRNSSAKKSASTEKQTPRKLRSSTQASPPPRARTPTYSQLTRRFADERPPRPPRSPPAPPAAAPPRPRTRRLYNPNAT
- the LOC126779454 gene encoding uncharacterized protein DDB_G0284459-like isoform X2, coding for MAGPKFFIYGGSRWREVCTTSGCVDGWGNVQFLTVRSGRLQLARKDTVLRGLRSLAACKPTTVHDGPPLSQIRYNKVVEGKKEHDCLQYQHHHCCCKPNDLRYNSDVIFNNIFKAASTCTTAVQCSGEVSMGASNSNKPIDGPSQTSARTKSGVKLLLAKRKRSSSKDEQPRKKHVQSNKGRNTSDEEIESSLVERRRIYHVDKDKNNDKNIQKISSSEDEQEKPRKKHVQSNKCRNTNERRRIYHVDKDKNNKNKSKNIYKNIRKISSSEDEQDVRNKNVKLTEHTNESDEEIGTPLVERRQIYDNYDKNKSKTRPRIVLSEDDQAEAVKGKETPVRSGKQSPVKSGNVLKALKSPRVLLRPHTINNKQEINKPNNIQSPHSSSDGSNGIQPKPAGKSSQTIEEILEEMFNTKPTRRPKRKLSSDDESYQEVRTSKRIVGRNQELVSKRTQEMGNGDHLCKELVIGEEDVQLLRTFIEKDKDNIFDVDLEKFDTDDNHKRAIFYKLNPLVNVARCKRIAVMLRERREQSSAVSLEDFISTLGLCSVLDTSSQASSKYKMRARRKPDSGPDKENHRSSLRKPNASSSSSMSKVLVEKLRDSGNKKKIISTKRRKAVGLIGKMSSRPLRSRKEVEVVSLSSDSDSVFEKSKRDSALETRKRGTSEVRRPDTGAALKRDGEKVEAKTSGTASRKANGPASGRANGRLSGKAGGREYTRSEDEAVVAWVRGAERARRVNGNQLWRELQPLHQQKTGHCELKSRKKPQRRNSLLSEPRVRSAWSRRPRPPARESPSPSRPVSPVRSPTPAPSSSLSPPVQVDSSHYSSRNISRSSSSSASLGDNTPTDRRRSLRNSSAKKSASTEKQTPRKLRSSTQASPPPRARTPTYSQLTRRFADERPPRPPRSPPAPPAAAPPRPRTRRLYNPNAT
- the LOC126779454 gene encoding uncharacterized protein LOC126779454 isoform X3 yields the protein MAGPKFFIYGGSRWREVCTTSGCVDGWGNVQFLTVRSGRLQLARKDTVLRGLRSLAACKPTTVHDGPPLSQIRYNKVVEGKKEHDCLQYQHHHCCCKPNDLRYNSDVIFNNIFKAASTCTTAVQCSGEVSMGASNSNKPIDGPSQTSARTKSGVKLLLAKRKRSSSKDEQPRKKHVQSNKGRNTSDEEIESSLVERRRIYHVDKDKNNDKNIQKISSSEDEQEKPRKKHVQSNKCRNTNERRRIYHVDKDKNNKNKSKNIYKNIRKISSSEDEQDVRNKNVKLTEHTNESDEEIGTPLVERRQIYDNYDKNKSKTRPRIVLSEDDQAEAVKGKETPVRSGKQSPVKSGNVLKALKSPRVLLRPHTINNKQEINKPNNIQSPHSSSDGSNGIQPKPAGKSSQTIEEILEEMFNTKPTRRPKRKLSSDDESYQEVRTSKRIVGRNQELVSKRTQEMGNGDHLCKELVIGEEDVQLLRTFIEKDKDNIFDVDLEKFDTDDNHKRAIFYKLNPLVNVARCKRIAVMLRERREQSSAVSLEDFISTLGLCSVLDTSSQASSKYKMRARRKPDSGPDKENHRSSLRKPNASSSSSMSKVLVEKLRDSGNKKKIISTKRRKAVGLIGKMSSRPLRSRKEVEVVSLSSDSDSVFEKSKRDSALETRKRGTSEVRRPDTGAALKRDGEKVEAKTSGTASRKANGPASGRANGRLSGKAGGREYTRSEDEAVVAWVRGAERARRVNGNQLWRELQPLHQQKTGHFRSWHSLRNRYLRYLLPSLGALALPPPEAVRLRAAAAAASTEKQTPRKLRSSTQASPPPRARTPTYSQLTRRFADERPPRPPRSPPAPPAAAPPRPRTRRLYNPNAT